In bacterium, the genomic stretch GTCCGATTATTAAGACATTTATGTATTAATTTGGTTTCACTGCCGTTCGTTCATGGTTAAATATCTTACATACCTGATAAAAGAGCATTGAAGATATTGATTTCGAGGAGAACTACCGGAATAAGACTCCCACCGACTGTCTATCAAAGTTCCCATTATATTACTCCCGCAGACAAACAGTTTTTTCAAACATCATTTCTCCGGATTTTTTGGGCATCTGTTCCTGATACCGGATATCATTGTTAATCCACATAGGTAACTAATAAAATTATATACCGAAAATGAAGGGAAATATTCATTCCAAACCGATGCCATTGTATTATATTCCAGAAAAAGCCAGATAAACTCCATTCGAACTGTCGTTTTCTTGCACCGGAAATAACTGATTCACATTTCATATACTTAGACCGGTCATTCACAGGAATTGATAGAGCTCGGATTTACGCGGATCGGATGAATTTATACGGATTTGTTAATTATATTCTTGATTATCGATAAAATTTTATAACAGTATAAATAATACGTTATAATTTATTGTGCTTCAGTGACTGCTAAATATCTTTACGAATATTCGGAATCAGGATAGTCAGCAGATATTGAATTTATCCTGACAATAATATTATACTGTTTGTCTGATGAAATATCTGCATGGAACGAGGAAACAATGGTCGATCTAACGACAACGTATAAAAAGAACCTCGTCATTTATTCGGTCGTTCTTATTCTATGCCTCATGATTGCCTTTGCTCTCTCAGGGCAGCATATGAATCTGATAATAGGCGCTGTGGTTGGTATCGGATTATTCATTTTTGGTTTTCTCAGTCCGATCATCGCATTATATCTGCTTATTCTCAGCATGCTTCTCTCGCCCGAATTTGGAACCAGGGATATTTCCGGCAAGGGATTTACTATCAGGTTCGAAGATTTCCTTCTCGTAATCATGGGATTTACATGGTTAGCCAAAAGCGCAGTCAAGAAGGATATCGGCCTGGCAGTTAAAACAAGGCTGAACCTGCCTATCTTGTTTTACCTGCTGGCATGCATCGTTGCCACGACTTTCGGAATAATCGCAGGAAATGTCAAATCTCCGCTGACAGGCTTCATGTTCGTAATGAAATACTTCGAATATTTTGTCATATATTTCCTCGTTATCAATAATATTCAATCAAAATCGGAAATAAGAAATCTTCTTGTCGCAATTTTCGTGACATACGTCATTGTAGTTATCGTCGGTCTGTCGCAGATTCCCCAGGGTGGCCGTGTCACCGCGCCATTCGAGGGAGAAGGAGGTGAGCCAAATACGCTCGGCGGATATCTGGTGATGATGTTCAGCCTGAATGTCATCCTCTTTTTCAATGTCAAGACAAGGCAATGGCGTATCGGGCTTTTTATTCTGGCCGCACTCAATTTTCTGTTACTTCTCCATACTCTCTCTCGCGCTTCCTGGCTGGCTTTTATTACAACATACACATTACTCATTTTCTTTTCCGAAAAAAGAAAAGTGTTTATTTTCTTTTTCATAATATCATTTTTATTAGCACCTTTTGTTCTCCCCAAGACGGTAGTAGACCGATTTTTATATACATTCGACATGAGTGCGCAGACAGAACTGCTGAATAAAGCAGCTCCGTATTTAAAATCACGTAATAAATCGGATTTATTGAAAAAAGCGGAGCGCTATTTAAAAACACACAAAGTACACGTTGACGGTTCAACTTTAACAGCACACGGGCTGACGGTTGACAGTTCCACTGCTGCCCGATTGCTTTCCATGAAAGGGGCGATAGAGGATTTTCCCAAACGTCCTGTGTTCGGGTATGGAGTTACAGGTTATGCTTTCATGGATGCCCAGTTTCCGAGGATTTTAATCGAAACCGGAATTTTCGGGCTCGTCACTTTTCTCTACCTGTTGTGGGTAGTAGGAACATCTCTTTTACGCATATGGAAGGAATACCGCGATGACCCGCTCTATAAAACACTCAGTGCGGGAACACTCTGTGCTTTCGGGGGATTGCTCGTTCACAGCATCGGAACAAATACATTCATTATCGTCCGCATCATGGAACCGTTCTGGTGTCTGATGGGACTTACTCTTGCCATACCCATGATCGAAAAAGATCATAAAACAAAAAAAATATGAGTCAGATTACCCGCCTTTCACCCTGCACCATCAGCGCCACATACATTAGCTCTTAATCCGTTCTATTTACAAAATCTGATAGAACGCGGATTTTCGCGGATTTATTTTTATATATCTTTTTTTTATATCAACGATTAATTGTCGGTAAAGAAAGTATCAATAATCTGAAACCTTTCTAAAAAGAAAAGATCATACCCGTATTGATCATCAGTCCCCTTATTCCCTGTTTGGAATATTGATCAGGGATAAAGGCCATTTACTGTTTTTCATAGAATTATTACCCTCGCCCCCGGTCCCTCTCCCGTAAACAGGAGAGGGAAGCAAAGCATTATATCAGGCATTCGAGCATGTTACCGATAATTAATTCAAAGGTTTCAATCTAGTATGTTTCTTTGAACCTTTGTGTCTTTGTGGGTAAATATTTTAATTAATAATCCGGGTTAATTATCAGCTCCGGGTTAAAAATTTCATGATTTCATTCAGAACTTGGAACAGATACGGTATATTCCCTGTTAAAAGTAAGAGTACATTGACGAATGTTATTCCGGTAATCCATAACCATCGATTTTTGCTGCTCCATACCCATACGATACCCAAAGAGGCTAGTATCACAAAAAATCCATCATATGGCGCCCGCAACCGTGGAGAACCCCAGATAACAACAGTTGTAAGGCCAAGAGCCATCAGAAGATAAAATACGAATGATAACTTCCCCAAAATTTCCCTGAATCCGGTTTTAACTCCAATAAGCGCGAAAATAGATACTATCCCCCATGGGATGTTATACCGTATGGGTATTTCGGAATTATACCATTGAAGATCATACGGATAAACGAGAAGCGCCAGTTTTGCCGGTATGAGTTTTACAAAATGCAACGTTTTTGTCGTCAGAAGGTTTACGTTTTTCCTGAATAAATACGTATCTTTCTCTCCCTCATCATGTATGGAATAGTATTCTTCCTGAATGCCTTTAAAATCATCGAAACCGAATCCCTTTTCGGGAACTATGACGGATCCGTAAAAGGCTACATTGACAAGCGAATCAAACGGAATGAACCGGTGAAACACAAGCGCGTTTCTTACCACCCACGGCGACATGACAACAAGGACAATTGAAAAATACAGAATAGCCTGTTTTTTCAGTTTTTCTCTTCTCAACAGCCACAATGCCATAAAAAAAGCGATCACCAGTCCATTCTGACGTGTCAATGAAGCAAGGCCCATTATCAAACCCGAAACAACACAGGAAAAAGGACTGTTGGAAGGTTTGCCGGTTACCAGAAAAAACAAAGATGCTGTCACCAGAAATATGAATAATGGTTCGGTTAAAATATTGAGGCTCCATAACATGTTCGGAATATAACATGCGATAAGTAATCCGGCGATAAGGGCATGTTTCCGGTCGATTAACCGTAAAGTTATCTGAAAAATCAGGAGACATACCATCGAGTTGAGGAGAACCTGAAAAGCTTGCGCAGCTCTTACATGAGGCCCTGAAATGGTAATAATTCCGGCAAGAAAGAGCGGATACAGCGGCATCCGCAGGGCAGTGGATTTGACGCCATCGTAACTGTATCCTTTACCGCTCGCAATGGATTGAGCTATGGACATGTAAACCGGCGAATCGCCCCTCTCCGGAATTGTTACATCGCTCAAAACCAGCAGCGCAAATCCGATAACAAGCGATAAAAAGAATATGGTGCAGGAATATTTGAGTGATGTATTATGTATCGGGGGTAACTGAACCATTTCTATCCTTATCGAAAAATTATCACGCTTTAAATGTGTAGCACCGATAGAACAATGTTAATTACATAATTAAATTTTACACGAGAAGTATCTACAATAGTAATTATTCTTATCAAATTACTTGTGGTACTCATGATAAGTTTTTAATGCCGTATGGTCAACGTTCGGCTTTTTCCCGGGGAATACGAAATGCGCGATACCCGTCCAGCATTCCTTTGAGCCCCTTTATCAATGGCATCAAGCTCAACATCCTCGCGGAATCCCGTACAAACTTCCCGATACGTATCGTAATCCAGCAAGGGAATACATACCACGGAAAATGTTTGAGGAACAGGAGTGCATGATTGTGAGCATACCAATAGATGTCGCTGTACGGGTCTCTGGTGCGGCATCCGCCGAGTGTTGCGCCGATGTGGGTCAGAAAAGCATGCGGAGTGTAACGGATTTTATAGCCGTTCTCCTTCAAAGTAAGGAAAACATCGGTTTCTTCAAGGAGAGCAGTCCCGCCGAACCTGTTATCGAAACCACCTGCCTCGACCAGGACATCCCTTCGGAACGACATGTTACAGCCATGTGCGGAATCAACAGTGAGAAACGAGTCGATAACAAATCCCCGTTTCACATCACCGGTCCAGAAATTGACCGAACCTATCTTTTTCACGGCGACAGGTTTCATCATGTACGGACGATTGTCAAACACTTTCCCCGCCGTCGCACCGACCCCGGCATTGATATAGGCGAGTACATGGCCCTCGATCAAGCCCTTTTCGGGAATGACATCATCATCTACAAACAGAATAATATCAGCGGTTGAAAGAGCGAGCGCCTCGTTTCGGCTGGCCGGAAGTCCCCTGCTTTCGGACATGTGATAGAGCAGCCTTTTTTCAGATGAGGACAGTTCACGGAGACGGGCAGATGGAGTATCGCTCTGGTCACTCACAATAATACGAAAATCCGGATAGTCCTGTTCCAGAAGCATCTGAACCGTAGCGACCACAATATCCTCACGGTTCATGGTCGGAACAATAACATCCACGGTCATGCGTTTCTTTTCGCTGTCAAGACGGTCGAGAATGTCCATGAAATCACTGCGTCCGGCAATTACACCGTTTCTGTATATGATCCGGAGCGGAAAAATTTCGAGATACGGTCTCAGCATTTCCGGATACTCACCGAACTGCTGTTCGTCGTAGGGTACAAGCTTTGTAAAGCGCTCACGGCAGTATAACGCCCCGGCTTCTTTCAGCGAATCTGTCCCGTAATCGTGACGGATATGTGATTCCGCATAGGATTTCCTGGTCGGGAATGTCTTGAAATCGTTGAGCTTCCTCCATTCTTCGAGATAGCTTCGCTCGACCATTTTTTCGGGAGAATCGAGCCCCCAGATATGGAAGGTTACCGGCGCCCAGAAATAAATACGTTTGTAATAAAATGGATAACGCAGTTCACGCATCCGTCCCGTCCGCGTATGATACAACAGGGGAGAATAGGTCACCAGCCAGTCTTCAGAAAAAACGAGGCGATCCCTGTTCTGATGAAGCAGGTCCCCGTCAAGCTGGACAAGAGGGATATAAACGGCATAAAAGCATTCCTGATTGAGCGAAAAAATAAAATCGCGTATTTTCTGAAACGTATCCTGCCCCTGGGTACGGCAAATGATATCGCCATCCCATCTGAGAATCCATGAGCACGTGGTGTTCCTGACCGCGTAATCGCGGGCTTCGCCAAAATCGGCTTTCGGATGTATTTCCAGAGTATGATCAAGGGACAGATCATCAGCCACACGCCTGATAATATTTACCGTTTCATCGGAAGAGCCATTGTCGATAAAGCTGAACTGTTCAACGAAGGGTGCAAGGGAACGGATAGTCGGCTCGATCCACTGAGCCTCGTCTTTAACAACCATATAAACACTGATACCTTTTTTCCTCTGGCCGGCTTTCTGAACAATGCCTGTCCGAGGCAGCCAGTAAAGGAGATCACCGGTTCTGTGACGAAGATCGATTGCATTCTTGACTTTTTGAAGCCAGGGAATATCTTCCATCCATTGAAAATCCATCTTTTATCCTCGATTACGGAAACAAATGACATCCTTGGAAGCGTGGTAAAAACACCGAATGGATTAATTCAAGCTGTCAAAGGTCGGCACGAAGTGCCGATTTACAAGCCCCTGACAGCAATAAAACAATACATTTCATTATCGGGCGTGTGAAAAAATAATTTTTTTCACCGCCCTCCTTGACAATGAACAGCACGATACCGATAAACAGGAGAGTTTTATTACTTCACCTATTATCGAATACATGTTCTGGGCGGATGATACTGACCGGAAAAGATACCCGCAGTCCCTGAAAAAATTGCTAACACTTACCGACACCACAATGTATAATATAAACGCTGAGTACATCCGTTTCTACGAAAATCATAATGCCCTCGTTGATTTTCTGATTCTCCATTAACTATGTTTTTTAAAATCACCCGGTGAAACCATAATGGTAATCGATGGAAAAAATAAAATCACATAAACAGTTCCTACAGGAAGATCAGTACGTATTCCCCTATCACTATGTTCCGCAGATAAAGCATGGATTCACACAAACATACAATCTCGAATGGGGATTCAACTATATATCGGTTATTGAATTTATTGTGGAACTTCTGAAAAATGAGAAATTTGACTCTCTTGCCGATGTCGGCACGGGGGACGGGAGACTTGTCGCGGAGCTTTCACAGGAATTTCCTCAAAAAGATATTATCGGTATCGACTATTCGGATCATGCGATTGCCCTTGCTCAGGCGCTGAACCCGTCATTACACTTTCAATGCGGCGATATAATGCACGATACACCAGTAAAATGCTATGACTGTATTACGCTCATTGAAGTTTTTGAACATATCCCTTTATCTTCTGCGCATGATTTCGCGCAATCGCTGAGCGCTCTCTCGGCTGAAAACGGATTTATCCTTATATCCGTTCCCCATAAAAACGTACAACTCATTCCAAAGCACTATCAACATTTCACTACCGAATCATTAATGAGCTATTTTGAACCATATTTTTTTGTCGAAGAAAAGTTTTTTCTCGAAAAACAGTCCGCAATATTATATCTGATCAGAAAAATGTTGACAAACAGGTTCTTCCTGCTCAATCATCAGCCGGCAAAGAACCTGCTCTATGCCATGTATAAATCGATGGTTTTCCGGGCAGAAGAAAAAAATTGCGGTAAACTTCTGCTAAAATTGAGGAAAAAAGCGAGAACAGGAAATTCGTAAGCTTCATGGTTTTAAATCGGGTTGTTCATACCATTCATCATACCGCGGATTTACACGGGTGGGGCGGATTTTCAGAGATTTATCTTTTTTAATCACACTGTACACCGAGATCAACAACACAGAATGATGACCAGAATATCGATATCAGATATCATACATAACAAAACATTCCGTCAGACAACATCCCTGTTTGGCTCCGGTATTTTTCTTTCCGTATTAAGCACAGTCACAACCCCGATAATTACCCGTACTCTCGGCCCGGTCGATTACGGGTTACTCATTTTCTTTTATACAATAACCAGTTTTATTCTCCAGTTTTTCAATTTCGGATATTTTTTTACTGTCGGAGTTCTGCTTGCAGAAACATCCTCGCAGGATGAACAGCGCCGTCTGATCGGATCATCCATGATCATAACACTTGTTATTGGCGCAAGTTACGCTTTCTTTCTGTTTCTGTTGAGTTTCGTGGTTGATCCGATATTTCATACATCCATAGGATCAATTCTGAAATTCGTCGCCCCTTTTCTTATTCTGAATCCTGTTATTACTCTCATTACGAACACAGGCAAGGGAACAAACCGGATCGACAGCATGGTGTACGGTTTATCGCTCCCGAAAGTTGTGCGGGCCCTGTTACTGGTAATTTTATGGATGACAGGTCATCTGACACTGTTTTCGATCATTATTCTCGAGGTGCTGTTATCGTTCATACCTGCAGCAATCGTATTCCTTATCTTCAAGCCGACGTTCTCTTCATTGAAGAATACCGTATCGATTATCATGAAAAAAAACAGGGAGGTCGGTTTCCACATGTACCTCGCCCTTATAGCCGGACAGACAACCTACGAATTGGACGGGATCATGATTCCGATTTTTGCGGATCCTGTTCAGCTCGGTTATTACCGTCTCGCCAACGCTTTTCCCTATATCATGAATAATTTTTCGACTTCTCTGGCAAGCTCGGAATTCCGCACCTACTCAAAAGAACCAAGAATTTCCCGGAAAACAATCCTTATCAATTATGGAATTCTCGGTATAGGTTCGCTCGGCACGATTATCATGGGCAAACTCATAATCCGCCTCGTTGCCGGCGCATCGTTCAATGTGCCTTTCGGTCTTGTTCTTCCCGTCGGTATCCTGGGATTTCTGCACGGCTCATATCAGCCCTATGCCCAGTTCCTTATTGCAAAAGGTAAAGGTAAGTGGATTCGCGATATCGGATTTATTTCAATGGCAGTCAATATCATCGGTAATTTTACACTGATACCGCTTTTCGGAGCAATAGGCGCCGCGTGGGCAAGCGTTCTGTCACGTGGAATCGGATGTCTTTCCAATATATACTTTTACCGCCGGATCGTTTCCTGATCTTCTCTGACTTTCAGCCCGACCTGATTATATGTTTTATGGAACGCGGATTTTCGCGGACTTGTTTTTATGTATTCTTAATAGGTACGAAATATAAATACTATAACGACAGTATAAATAATCTTTTAAATCTATTTATATCTTCGTGTCCTCGCGGTTAAAAAACCATGGTCAGAGCATCTCGTTTCTTTCAGCCCCGTTTATGCCCGGATAAAACGCTCGTATAATACTACGGTATTCCTCACTCTTTCAGATCAGGAAGCGTTGCCTTCCCGGGAGGGGAAACCATGTAAACACCGGCATGTTTACTACCGGGTTCCTTTGTCGTTCTGAGCTTTCGCACGAATGAAAACGGACGTATAGAACAGATTCCGTTCCCCCCTTTTGTACATATATAGAGATTGCCGGAAAATACGGCTTTCAATCCATGATAGCCGCCTGGTACATCGAATACAGCTTTTAGGGAATCCCGTGACAGTGTAATTGTCGGTTGTTGTTTCATTGATGCACCTTCACCGTACGACATCTCCACCATCGAAGGCGCCTCCTCATTCACATAGTGACCTTCGGGAGGAAGAATCGTGATTTCGAACCGCGATTTCCCCTCGCTAATACCCAATACCTCGGCAAGGGGAAACGTCGTAACGTCAAAATGTACCGTGTCCAGTACCCGCACAACATGGTTATTCGTATCGGCAACAAAGAGTCTTCCGCCGTCCACTGATACTCCGCCGGGCTCGTCAAAACGGGCGATGTCGCCGGGACCGTCCACCAAACCGTCATCATTGCCGCCTGCACGGGTTGTGATAGTATTCTCTATTAGATTAATCCATCTGATTCTATTGTTATACGTGTCGGCTATCCACAATCCGACGCTGTCCCGGACTACACCGAGCGGATGCTGTAAAAGCGCCCGACCGAGGTCGCCGTCACGGAATCCGAAATCGAACAAACCGGTTCCTACCAGTGTCGAAACGACTCCGTTCCGCATGGAAATCTTTCGGATCGAGCTGGTTTCGCTGTCCGCAAAAAAGATATCCTGTCCGTCCGTCGTTATCCCGCTCGGCTGGGCAAGCGCCGCTTCCCTGCGATTGCCGTCAAGGATGTTTTCACTGCCCGAGCCCGCATAAATCCCGATCTGCCCGGTCGCCGGATCGTACTCCCATATCTGGTGCGGACCGGCCATGGCTATATACAGTTTATCGTTGAGAAACACGATATCCCACGGCGAATTGAGACGGGCTTCCGTTCCTTTTCCACCCAGTGAGCCCCACGGAGCCTGTTTCCCATTGCCCGCAAGTGTTCGAACCGTGCGGGCGACGCTGTCGATCACCCTGAGCGCATGATTGTCAGTATCCGCCACAGAGAGCATATTACCCCGAAGCGCCATGCCATGGGGATTTGAAAATCCCGCCTCGCCGAATCCGCCGTCCCTGAGTTCCGCTTTTCCCGAACCGATAAAGTCGATTATATCACCTGTGTCGATATCGGCAACAACGATACGGTTGTGACCTGAATCCGCGATAAAGAGCCTGCCTCCTTTTCGATCGGCAAGCACCTTGCCGGGATAGAGGAGAAGCGAGCCGTCTTTTGCCTCGTTTTCATCCGATATCGGCAGCGGCTGAAGTGCCGGAGCATTAACTCCCCTCGCGGACAGCTCATGCCCGATAGCCCTGTCAAGCCTGTCGAAATTGCCCTCTCCGCTCACCTGCCCGACGATATATCCCTCGGAATTTATGAGTACGAGGGTCGGCCACGACTGCACGCCGAGTTTTTTCCACAGGACAAAATTTTTATCGTTCAGAACAGGATGATGAATAGAATACCGCCGCACGGCATCACGGATGTTCTGTGTATCCTTTTCACCCTCGAACTTGGCGGAATGAACGCCGATAACGATGAGCCGGTCGCCGTATTTCCGCTCGAGATTCACCAGATCGGGCAGAATGTGCATGCAGTTGATGCAGCAGTATGTCCAGAAATCAAGGAGCACTACCCTGCCCCGCAGCTCGCTCATGGAAAGCGGGCGTTCCGTATTTATCCACTCGGCGCCGGACGGGAAATCCGGTGCTTTCAACAGAGTCTGCCCCAAAGGCTTCTGAATGTTCATGGTTAGCGCTCCTGTGCATGTAATGACGATTACAAGCATGAATCGCATTACATCCGTATATGTTTTTACTATCATATTCCTCCCTGAAACAACGCCCGGCAACCGATGAGTCATGTCTTTTTACGAATAAAACTCCAGCCTATCATTCCGGCAAAGATAGCCCCCTGCACGAGCAGGCAGCCTGCCAGACCGAACCTGAACACAATCAGTGATGCAAACCAGAGCAGAATACTCAATACTCCAAGAAACTCCGATTTGTATTCATACTTTCCAAGCCTGTAAAAGAAAATAACGCTGGCAATCATGATCAACCAGGGAGTATAGGGCAACAATACTGACCTCCTCTCTGTTTTTTCATGTTCTTCGTGTCCGTTCATTTATAACTTTTCGAAAACGGCACGACAACCATATTTTATCAACGAGCATGTAAAACCTGGCCATCAAACCGGGATTATTCATGAAAATATTTTACCACGAAGACACAAATTTATATAATATATTATTTGACTATCTTTAGCAATTAATGAACGTTAACGTCCTAAAAGATATAAATAAAAAAATAAAATCCGCGAAAATCCGTGTTCTATTACATTTTGGAACAGATCGGGCTAAGATAATCTCTGGATATAGCCCCATTTATATATTATTCCATGTTCGAGAGGACAAACACCGACCCTGGCGATACCATCGACAAAGTCTCCAGCCTCACTAAATTGCGGTAAAATCCTGTAAGCACCCGTATTGTCGATAAAGCCCCACTCAAAAAGAATTTTGATACGGGCGATCGATTGTGAAAATGAAAACGCTTTTTCAAATTCCGGGTTGATTTTAACGGTCCCCGTTTTATCGATATATCCCCATTTGTCATGTATCTTTATCGCTGCCAGACCTTCGGAGAATGAAAGCACATCCTCGTAGTGCTGATCGATAACCGGTTCACCGGCTTCATTCACAAATCCCCAATAGTGATAATCGAAACTCCCATCGTTATGCTTTTTATCGACTGCCGCCAGACCTTCTGAAAAGTTATGGACGGAATCATACTGAGGTTTGATGACAATTTCACCTCTGGTATTGATAAATCCCCTTTTCCCATCACGTTCCACGATTGCGAAACCATGCGAAAAGTCCCAGACGTTGCTGAAATCATTCGTGAGATCAATTGCGGCTTTTCCGGTTCCGTCAATAAAACAATACCGGTTATCCGCTTTTACCAATCCCAGCCCTTCCTTAAAATCGCTCGTATATTCAAAATACTGTTTCGTTAAGGATTTCCCTGCTTTATTAATGAATACATATTTTTTGTTTATGGCGACACTCGCGCATCCCTCGAAAAAATCATGCGCCTCATCGAATACCGGTTTTATGGCAACATTCCCCGTTTTATCGATATACCCGTATTTTTCTCCGATTTTCACCCTGGCCATTCCCTCGGAAAAAGGATCGGCGCCCTGAAACTGAGGTTTGATGATTATTTTTCCGAACCTGTCGATATATCCATATTTATAATCAATTTCCACCGATGCCAGACCTTCGGAAAATGCCGATGCTGAAGGGAATTGCGGTTTGATAATGATGACTCCTCTCCTGTTCACATAACCATACTTACGAGTCTCTGCTACTAACGCCCGTTCTTCAGAGAAATCACCTGCCTCATCGAACGCCGGTTTAGCAATCCATTTCCAAGATTTTCGTTCGCCCTCCTCAAACAGTTTTGCGAAAGAGAGCAATGGACGTAATTTCGAGTGTGATTTAAATGCGCCGGATGCCAGAGGAAGCGGCCGCCTGAAAATTTTATAGGGATTATAAGAAGGTTTGTACTGTTTCGAGATCATCTTCGTGAGGATTACCAGAACAATAACCTGAATCAACGAACGCGCTATTATTCCTACTTCTTTGATTGAACCTGTTATCCAGAGGATAATACTGAAAAAAACGAGAAGAAATCCATATTTGACATGATAGTAATATCCTATAACATAAAAGACAACCGCAAAGAAAAAAAACAACGTAACTTCAAACATAGGATTCATGATAAGCCATTGCCTTTTCAGCACATATTATATTATCCGCAGCATTGATAGCTTTATATATATATTTTAATTATTTTAAGATATTTTGTCAACAGAATATTTTCTTCACTCTCTCTTATCCCATAATATGAAAACCGTGAACTTTTCTGCTTCCACAGGCAATGTTTATGAAAACGAAAAGCGTGTGTGTGACACAATAGCGAAAAAGGTCTTGACACATACGAATGCGTTGATTATTTTAATTAACCGGTTAGTTAAACCTATTGGTTAAGAAAGGAAATCTTTCGATAAATGAACGAACAGGGAACGAAAGAGAAAATCCTTAAAACCGCCGCCCTTCTTTTCGGCAAATACGGGAAGAACGGTGTCAGCACGACTGCCATTGCCCAGGCTGCAAAAGTAAATAAAGCCCTTATTTTTTATTACTACGGTTCCAAGGATGAATTATACCGGGCTGTTTTCAAAAATCTTATCAGCAGCTTCATCGATACAATACACTCCACAATGGCATCTTCGGAACCGGGACTACCGGCTCTCGAATCATTTATAAGGATTCACAGCTCTCTCATCAGCGAAAATCAGTATATATTGCGTTTACTTATCCGTGAATTAATGGTTCCTGTCGGAGACAAACCATCGCCTTTACTCATTGAAGCCGCTGAAATATTTAAAACCGTGCGCAATGATCTGGCAAACGCCCTTTCAAGCGCCAAAAACTCGAGACAGATACGGTCTGTTGATTCCTTTCAGACTATTATAAGCATCCTGAGTCTCGATATTTTCTTCTTTATCGGGAAACCGATTGCGCTCATGATATATCCGCAGATTGATGAACAAGAATTCGTGAAGAAACGTGTAGAGCACATCATAGACCTCATAATGAACGGTTTAAAAATTGATCAGGAGTAATACCCATGAACAAT encodes the following:
- a CDS encoding redoxin domain-containing protein; the protein is MNIQKPLGQTLLKAPDFPSGAEWINTERPLSMSELRGRVVLLDFWTYCCINCMHILPDLVNLERKYGDRLIVIGVHSAKFEGEKDTQNIRDAVRRYSIHHPVLNDKNFVLWKKLGVQSWPTLVLINSEGYIVGQVSGEGNFDRLDRAIGHELSARGVNAPALQPLPISDENEAKDGSLLLYPGKVLADRKGGRLFIADSGHNRIVVADIDTGDIIDFIGSGKAELRDGGFGEAGFSNPHGMALRGNMLSVADTDNHALRVIDSVARTVRTLAGNGKQAPWGSLGGKGTEARLNSPWDIVFLNDKLYIAMAGPHQIWEYDPATGQIGIYAGSGSENILDGNRREAALAQPSGITTDGQDIFFADSETSSIRKISMRNGVVSTLVGTGLFDFGFRDGDLGRALLQHPLGVVRDSVGLWIADTYNNRIRWINLIENTITTRAGGNDDGLVDGPGDIARFDEPGGVSVDGGRLFVADTNNHVVRVLDTVHFDVTTFPLAEVLGISEGKSRFEITILPPEGHYVNEEAPSMVEMSYGEGASMKQQPTITLSRDSLKAVFDVPGGYHGLKAVFSGNLYICTKGGNGICSIRPFSFVRKLRTTKEPGSKHAGVYMVSPPGKATLPDLKE
- a CDS encoding WG repeat-containing protein, yielding MNPMFEVTLFFFFAVVFYVIGYYYHVKYGFLLVFFSIILWITGSIKEVGIIARSLIQVIVLVILTKMISKQYKPSYNPYKIFRRPLPLASGAFKSHSKLRPLLSFAKLFEEGERKSWKWIAKPAFDEAGDFSEERALVAETRKYGYVNRRGVIIIKPQFPSASAFSEGLASVEIDYKYGYIDRFGKIIIKPQFQGADPFSEGMARVKIGEKYGYIDKTGNVAIKPVFDEAHDFFEGCASVAINKKYVFINKAGKSLTKQYFEYTSDFKEGLGLVKADNRYCFIDGTGKAAIDLTNDFSNVWDFSHGFAIVERDGKRGFINTRGEIVIKPQYDSVHNFSEGLAAVDKKHNDGSFDYHYWGFVNEAGEPVIDQHYEDVLSFSEGLAAIKIHDKWGYIDKTGTVKINPEFEKAFSFSQSIARIKILFEWGFIDNTGAYRILPQFSEAGDFVDGIARVGVCPLEHGIIYKWGYIQRLS
- a CDS encoding TetR/AcrR family transcriptional regulator → MNEQGTKEKILKTAALLFGKYGKNGVSTTAIAQAAKVNKALIFYYYGSKDELYRAVFKNLISSFIDTIHSTMASSEPGLPALESFIRIHSSLISENQYILRLLIRELMVPVGDKPSPLLIEAAEIFKTVRNDLANALSSAKNSRQIRSVDSFQTIISILSLDIFFFIGKPIALMIYPQIDEQEFVKKRVEHIIDLIMNGLKIDQE